In Deinococcus psychrotolerans, a genomic segment contains:
- a CDS encoding HNH endonuclease — translation MARRTPSTWPEEQAPAEALTCALCGRETPVLTQHHLMPISQGRRKGIKIQDLPSVGFCAACHNYVHTTFSNSELAGFYGTLEALQEHEGVQKFVAWVKKQPMSKSVKVK, via the coding sequence ATGGCTCGCCGCACTCCTTCCACCTGGCCCGAAGAACAAGCCCCCGCCGAGGCGCTGACCTGCGCTCTGTGCGGGCGCGAAACGCCCGTGCTGACCCAGCACCACCTGATGCCCATCTCGCAGGGACGGCGCAAAGGCATCAAGATTCAGGATTTGCCCAGCGTCGGCTTTTGCGCCGCCTGCCACAACTATGTCCACACCACCTTCTCCAACTCAGAATTGGCCGGATTTTACGGCACACTGGAGGCCTTGCAGGAGCATGAAGGCGTGCAAAAGTTCGTGGCCTGGGTCAAGAAGCAGCCGATGAGCAAGTCGGTGAAGGTGAAGTAG